Proteins encoded in a region of the Vicia villosa cultivar HV-30 ecotype Madison, WI linkage group LG5, Vvil1.0, whole genome shotgun sequence genome:
- the LOC131604792 gene encoding uncharacterized protein LOC131604792, giving the protein MEEGILSTLIQFYKSLYHCFTFPDYQLLPTLEEYSSLIGLPIIGRVPFTGLEQDPKPREIAKSTHLRKGEVKKNMVTKGGLPGLPVEFLIEKALTLSQERKEEGFEAIFALLVYGLFLFPNINNFVDMNAIKIFMKKNHVPTLLGDTYYSIHLRNSYGKGMVTCCTPLLYKWYISHLPDTPEFWSQKEGLKWSHKIITLTNTEIVWTSNHFCRMKTLDCCGDFPNVLLIGTKGEISYSPVLAHRQFGFPMDKRPRSNLLDGFFLEEKVENKEFRERIANAWHPSHRREIKYWKTKGDLSPKPLDSWVTTRATEMRMPILPGTSAPPIEEYVPPAVVPSTIESLQEAIRKMKKSRDH; this is encoded by the coding sequence ATGGAAGAAGGAATCCTCTCCACTTTGATTCAATTCTATAAGTCAttgtatcattgtttcaccttcccTGATTATCAACTATTGCCTACCTTGGAAGAGTATTCAAGCCTTATTGGGTTACCTATTattggaagagttcctttcactggtttagaacaaGATCCCAAGCCTCGTGAGATTGCAAAGTCTACTCATTTGAGAAAGGGAGAAGTCAAAAAGAACATGGTTACTAAAGGAGGATTACCTGGGTTACCTGTTGAGTTCTTAATTGAGAAAGCTCTCACCTTGTcacaagaaagaaaggaagaaggCTTTGAAGCTATTTTTGCCTTGTTGGTGTATGGATTGttcttgttccctaacattaacaactttgttgatatgaatgccATCAAGATCTTTATGAAGAAGAATCATGTTCCTACCTTACTTGGGGACACTTACTATTCTATTCATCTCAGAAATTCCTATGGAAAGGGAATGGTTACCTGTTGTACTCCTTTGCTATACAAGTGGTACATATCTCATCTGCCTGACACCCCTGAATTCTGGAGCCAGAAAGAAGGATTGAAATGGTCACACAAGATCATCACACTTACCAACACTGAGATTGTTTGGACAAGCAATCACTTCTGTAGAATGAAGACTTTAGACTGCTGTGGTGATTTCCCTAATGTGCTCCTCATTGGTACAAAAGGAGAAATCAGCTATAGCCCTGTGTTAGCTCATCGTCAATTTGGGTTTCCTATGGACAAAAGACCAAGGAGCAATTTATTGGATGGGTTCTTTCTAGAAGAAAAAGTTGAGAACAAAGAGTTTAGAGAAAGGATTGCTAATGCTTGGCATCCAAGCCATAGAAGAGAAATCAAATATTGGAAGACCAAAGGGGATCTCTCTCCTAAGCCCTTGGATAGTTGGGTCACTACCAGAGCTACTGAAATGAGAATGCCTATTCTCCCCGGAACATCTGCACCCCCAATTGAGGAATATGTTCCACCCGCTGTAGTTCCTTCGACAATTGAAAGTCTCCAAGAAGCtataagaaaaatgaagaaatcaAGAGACCATTGA
- the LOC131604791 gene encoding uncharacterized protein LOC131604791 — MPQGSHVPFTARLMLDCTNNMAEYEACIMGLEEAIDLRIKILNVFGDSALVINQIKGEWETRHPRLIPYRDYARRLLTFFNKVEFHHIPREENQMADALATLASMYQVKFPNEAPRIKIMRLDRPDHVFTGEVITNDKPWFYDIKIFLQKQEYPPGTSSKNRRTLRRLSGNFFLTGDVLYKKNFDMTCNDKKDTESMLLLDDNGI; from the exons ATGCCACAAGGTTCTCATGTACCGTTCACTGCAAGACTGATGTTGgactgtaccaacaatatggcagagtacgaagcttgtatcatgggactaGAAGAAGCCATTGATCTTAGAATCAAGATTTTGAATGTATTTGGTGATTCTGCTCTAGTTATtaatcagatcaaaggagaatgggaaacccgTCATCCTAGAttaattccttacagagattatgcccgAAGACTGCTAaccttcttcaacaaagttgagttCCATCACATACCTCGTGAGGAAAATCAAATGGCAGATGCATTGGCTACTCTAGCTTCCATGTATCAAGTGAAGTTCCCGAATGAAGCTCCTCGAATTAAAATCATGCGCCTGGACAGGCCGGATCATGTATTCACTGGTGAAGTTATCACAAATGACAAACCGTGGTTTTATGACATCAAAATCTTCTTACAAAAACAAGAGTACCCACCTGGGACATCTAGCAAAAATAGAAGAACTTTGAGAAGATTGTCTGGTAATTTCTTCCTGACTGGAGATGTGCTCTACAAAAAGAATTTTGACATG ACATGCAATGACAAGAAAGATACTGAGAGCATGTTACTATTggatgacaatggaatctga